ATGTCTCAAACTTGGTCACAATGCCTAAACACTCTTAGAGATAGTATCCCACTTTCCCAATATAGTGTGTGGATACAACCCTTAAAAGCACTTGAAAATAAAAACACATTATCTTTATTGGCGCCTAATTCACAAGTACTTAACTACATTAATAAAAATCTTAAGTCCCAAATAAAAAATGCAGTTACACAACATAATAAAAATTTAAAAATTTTTATCGGTATTGCATGCAATCCAAATACACAACAACACACAACACCTTTGTTTGAAGACTATACATTTAATAATTTAGTACTAGGAAATGCCAATCAAATGGCATATGGCGCTACTAAGCAAATTGCTGAAAATATAAAAACCTCACCGTACAATCCTTTTATTATTTATGGTAGCTCAGGACTAGGTAAAACACACTTAATGCAGGCTGCTGGACACCTAGCAAAAGAAAAAAATCCAAATATTAAAATAATTTATGTACCATTAATGGATTTTGTTAGAAACATTACCTCTAGCTTAAGACATAACTCCATTGAAAAAATTAAAAATTTTTATCAATCTACTGATTTATTATTAGTTGATGATATACATTTAATTGCAGGCAAAGAAAAATCTCAAGAAGAGTTTTTTCATATTTTTAATTTTTTATTCAGTGGTAAAAAACAAATCATATTTACATGCGACCAACCACCAAAAAATATTAAATCATTAGAAGATCGCTTAAAAACTAGATTTTCACAAGGTT
This sequence is a window from Candidatus Vesicomyosocius sp. SY067_SCS001. Protein-coding genes within it:
- the dnaA gene encoding chromosomal replication initiator protein DnaA; translated protein: MSQTWSQCLNTLRDSIPLSQYSVWIQPLKALENKNTLSLLAPNSQVLNYINKNLKSQIKNAVTQHNKNLKIFIGIACNPNTQQHTTPLFEDYTFNNLVLGNANQMAYGATKQIAENIKTSPYNPFIIYGSSGLGKTHLMQAAGHLAKEKNPNIKIIYVPLMDFVRNITSSLRHNSIEKIKNFYQSTDLLLVDDIHLIAGKEKSQEEFFHIFNFLFSGKKQIIFTCDQPPKNIKSLEDRLKTRFSQGLNLHLTPPELEMRAAILLKKSQNKRININLTEDTALFIAGHIASNIRDLEGALLKLKAFVDFSKINHSFISKEIIELALGDLIKPQIKNIDINDIQKEVAKHYALTISDLSSKSRKQHTVLARQMAMFICYELSSLSLTKIGKHFGNRDHSTVLHAIKKIKEKHIENIEIKNDYELIKIKLANL